One segment of Phaeacidiphilus oryzae TH49 DNA contains the following:
- the sucC gene encoding ADP-forming succinate--CoA ligase subunit beta — MDLFEYQARDLFAKHGVPVLDGEVIDTPEAARAVAERFGGKAVVKAQVKVGGRGKAGGVKLAADPEDAVAKAGQILGMDIKGHTVHKVMLAQTADIKEEYYVSFLLDRTNRTFLAMASVEGGVEIEVVAAEKPEALAKIPVDAVEGVTEAKAREIVEAAKFPAEIADQVVATLQKLWEVFVKEDALLVEVNPLVKTGDGKIIALDGKVSLDANAEFRQPEHAALEDKAAANPLEAKAKEKGLNYVKLDGEVGIIGNGAGLVMSTLDVVAYAGEAHNGVKPANFLDIGGGASAEVMANGLEVILGDPDVKSVFVNVFGGITACDAVANGIVQALDLLKSKGEDVTKPLVVRLDGNNAALGRKILDDANHPLVQRVDTMDGAADKAAELAAK; from the coding sequence GTGGACCTGTTCGAGTACCAGGCGAGGGACCTCTTCGCCAAGCACGGTGTACCGGTGCTGGATGGTGAAGTCATTGACACGCCTGAGGCCGCGCGTGCGGTCGCGGAGCGCTTCGGCGGCAAGGCCGTGGTCAAGGCCCAGGTGAAGGTCGGTGGCCGAGGCAAGGCCGGCGGCGTGAAGCTGGCCGCCGACCCGGAGGACGCGGTCGCCAAGGCCGGGCAGATCCTCGGCATGGACATCAAGGGCCACACCGTGCACAAGGTGATGCTGGCCCAGACCGCGGACATCAAGGAGGAGTACTACGTCTCCTTCCTGCTGGACCGCACCAACCGGACCTTCCTGGCGATGGCCTCCGTCGAGGGCGGTGTGGAGATCGAGGTCGTCGCCGCGGAGAAGCCCGAGGCGCTGGCCAAGATCCCGGTGGACGCCGTCGAGGGCGTGACCGAGGCCAAGGCCCGCGAGATCGTCGAGGCCGCGAAGTTCCCGGCCGAGATCGCCGACCAGGTCGTGGCGACCCTGCAGAAGCTGTGGGAGGTCTTCGTCAAGGAAGACGCCCTGCTGGTCGAGGTCAACCCGCTGGTCAAGACCGGCGACGGCAAGATCATCGCGCTGGACGGCAAGGTCTCCCTGGACGCCAACGCCGAGTTCCGCCAGCCGGAGCACGCCGCGCTGGAGGACAAGGCCGCCGCGAACCCGCTTGAGGCGAAGGCCAAGGAGAAGGGCCTCAACTACGTCAAGCTGGACGGCGAGGTCGGCATCATCGGCAACGGCGCGGGTCTCGTGATGAGCACCCTGGACGTCGTGGCCTACGCGGGCGAGGCGCACAACGGCGTCAAGCCGGCCAACTTCCTCGACATCGGCGGCGGCGCGTCCGCCGAGGTGATGGCCAACGGCCTGGAGGTCATCCTCGGCGACCCGGACGTCAAGTCCGTCTTCGTCAACGTCTTCGGCGGCATCACCGCCTGCGACGCGGTGGCCAACGGCATCGTCCAGGCCCTGGACCTGCTGAAGTCCAAGGGCGAGGACGTCACCAAGCCGCTGGTCGTCCGGCTGGACGGCAACAACGCCGCGCTGGGTCGGAAGATCCTCGACGACGCCAACCACCCGCTGGTGCAGCGCGTGGACACGATGGACGGCGCGGCCGACAAGGCCGCCGAGCTGGCTGCTAAGTAA
- the sucD gene encoding succinate--CoA ligase subunit alpha, whose product MAIFLTKDSKVIVQGMTGSTGMKHTKLMLADGTNIVGGVNPRKAGTKVDFDGTEVPVFGTVKEAMEATGADVTVIFVPEKFTKDAVIEAIDAEIPLAVVITEGIAVHDSATFWAHAQHKGNKTRIIGPNCPGLITPGQSNVGIIPGDITKPGRIGLVSKSGTLTYQMMYELRDIGFSSAVGIGGDPIIGTTHIDALAAFEADPETDLIVMIGEIGGDAEERAADFIKANVTKPVVGYVAGFTAPEGKTMGHAGAIVSGSSGTAQAKKEALEAAGVKVGKTPSETARLAREALNG is encoded by the coding sequence ATGGCTATCTTCCTCACCAAGGACAGCAAGGTCATCGTCCAGGGCATGACCGGCTCCACCGGCATGAAGCACACCAAGCTCATGCTGGCCGACGGCACGAACATCGTCGGTGGCGTCAACCCGCGCAAGGCGGGCACCAAGGTCGACTTCGACGGCACCGAGGTGCCGGTCTTCGGGACGGTCAAGGAGGCGATGGAGGCCACCGGCGCCGACGTCACCGTGATCTTCGTCCCGGAGAAGTTCACCAAGGACGCGGTCATCGAGGCGATCGACGCCGAGATCCCGCTGGCCGTCGTGATCACCGAGGGCATCGCGGTCCACGACTCCGCGACGTTCTGGGCGCACGCGCAGCACAAGGGCAACAAGACGCGGATCATCGGCCCGAACTGCCCGGGTCTGATCACCCCCGGTCAGTCCAACGTGGGCATCATCCCCGGCGACATCACCAAGCCGGGGCGGATCGGGCTCGTCTCCAAGTCGGGCACGCTGACCTACCAGATGATGTACGAGCTGCGGGACATCGGCTTCTCGTCCGCGGTCGGCATCGGCGGCGACCCGATCATCGGGACCACCCACATCGACGCCCTGGCGGCGTTCGAGGCGGACCCCGAGACCGACCTGATCGTCATGATCGGTGAGATCGGCGGCGACGCGGAGGAGCGCGCGGCGGACTTCATCAAGGCGAACGTGACGAAGCCGGTCGTCGGGTACGTGGCCGGATTCACCGCGCCGGAGGGCAAGACCATGGGGCACGCGGGGGCGATCGTCTCCGGGTCCTCGGGTACCGCCCAGGCGAAGAAGGAAGCGCTGGAGGCCGCGGGGGTCAAGGTCGGCAAGACGCCGTCCGAGACGGCGCGGCTGGCGCGCGAGGCGCTGAACGGCTGA
- a CDS encoding RNA polymerase sigma factor, giving the protein MRFVRKYVSDLESPTGFELLYHHSVDRVVRQVYLVTANRERARQAAHRAFGLAARGWAAVGSDASPEGWVRARAFDLALSPWRPGGPREMHGIAIREFLDSTRLHALTYRLERRLTPDEPGLTGEDRMLLGALLRLPRPYRRALVLHDALGLTWAQTAREVEATTAATCGRVIRSRALLALRLPTLLGTDWQSADFGPALGARLRAAAARACPNEVPHVPVGRVRRTGRAQSWLPTTAAAATLAATTALFATAWPPPPPHVPIAQAVRLQQTVLPAPAFTLPPLTPLRPSPPTCPGQIRPLPTPPCAPHRPPAPPQWPPLPPH; this is encoded by the coding sequence ATGCGGTTCGTCAGGAAATATGTCTCCGACCTCGAGTCCCCGACCGGCTTCGAACTGCTCTACCACCACAGCGTGGACCGCGTGGTCCGGCAGGTGTACCTGGTCACCGCGAACCGAGAACGCGCACGTCAGGCGGCGCACAGGGCCTTCGGCCTGGCAGCCCGCGGCTGGGCCGCGGTCGGGTCCGACGCCTCACCGGAGGGATGGGTCCGCGCCCGCGCCTTCGACCTGGCGCTCTCGCCCTGGCGGCCGGGCGGCCCGCGGGAGATGCACGGCATCGCGATCCGCGAGTTCCTCGACTCCACCCGCCTCCACGCGCTGACGTACCGTCTGGAGCGCCGGCTGACACCGGACGAGCCTGGTCTCACGGGCGAGGACCGGATGCTCCTCGGCGCGCTCCTCCGCCTCCCCCGGCCGTACCGCCGCGCCCTCGTCCTCCACGACGCCCTCGGCCTGACCTGGGCTCAGACCGCCCGCGAGGTGGAGGCCACCACCGCGGCGACCTGCGGACGGGTGATCAGATCGCGCGCGCTGCTGGCCCTCCGGCTGCCGACGCTGCTCGGCACCGACTGGCAGTCCGCCGACTTCGGCCCGGCGCTGGGCGCGCGGCTGCGCGCGGCGGCGGCCCGGGCCTGCCCCAACGAGGTCCCGCACGTCCCGGTGGGCCGGGTCCGCCGCACCGGCCGCGCCCAGTCCTGGCTCCCCACCACGGCCGCGGCCGCGACCCTCGCCGCCACCACGGCCCTCTTCGCCACCGCCTGGCCGCCCCCGCCTCCCCACGTCCCCATCGCCCAGGCCGTCCGCCTCCAGCAGACGGTCCTCCCGGCCCCCGCCTTCACCCTCCCGCCCCTGACCCCCCTCCGTCCCTCTCCGCCCACCTGCCCTGGACAGATCCGACCCCTGCCCACGCCCCCGTGCGCCCCCCACCGGCCGCCCGCCCCTCCCCAGTGGCCCCCGCTCCCCCCGCACTGA
- a CDS encoding cell division protein PerM, with protein MANQPQQLPTGGPRSRPASWAPAPVLRRLPGLLAVLPPLLKGAFDGAAAALGGLALLFAPVYVLWIISPDLSGGAGSVLRTATCLWFYGHGAALWRTGVDGAPVPVGVTPLLLSALFAVLLRRAAVRADARGRAPAAAALAPAAGYLAVGLLARAAWVTGGQGGLSVRGMTGAGWLVAWVAVLVGGPQLRRLRGPLLDRAARWGWYRRVGGDGRVEACAECLRDAVRAACAGALALLAAGAAVWLVAVLAHLGGGGRIAGHLAPDLSGRLALLLLCALFAPNAAVAGSAAAVGAGFQVPGGGLIAFPLLGAVPGGRVDGSGGLGLVLGPDLGAGLGFVLGPATPAALAAGVVVGLFARRAGRLRAALARALLAAAGVGLLAGAGAWAAGGALGVSALAWVGPPPLATGLCAAMWTVLAGVPATVVARGGLRALDPSWLLRRETWAGMRIGSGFTSASGAGAGSDSGAGSGSGAAFRLRLGLRERLTRRQEAGAVEAEGPGAAVGGPGPAADAKEERTAARPARPARGFDPTLGGALGGGLADELGAALGDLGGLGGLDGLDGLDELDDEDAPPLRDERTSRLGGWRTALRDQAWRLGSRPRR; from the coding sequence ATGGCCAACCAACCGCAGCAGCTCCCCACCGGTGGTCCCCGTAGCCGCCCGGCGTCCTGGGCGCCGGCGCCCGTGCTGCGCAGACTCCCGGGCCTGCTGGCCGTCCTGCCGCCGCTGCTGAAGGGCGCGTTCGACGGGGCGGCAGCGGCGCTCGGGGGCCTCGCGCTGCTCTTCGCGCCGGTGTATGTGCTCTGGATCATCAGTCCCGATCTCTCCGGCGGAGCCGGCTCGGTGCTGAGGACGGCCACCTGCCTCTGGTTCTACGGGCACGGCGCCGCCCTCTGGCGGACCGGCGTCGACGGCGCCCCGGTCCCGGTGGGCGTGACCCCGCTGCTCCTCAGCGCGCTCTTCGCGGTGCTGCTGCGGCGGGCCGCGGTACGCGCGGACGCGCGCGGCAGGGCGCCGGCCGCCGCCGCGCTGGCACCGGCCGCCGGCTACCTCGCCGTCGGGCTCCTCGCCCGGGCCGCATGGGTGACGGGCGGTCAGGGCGGGCTGTCGGTACGGGGCATGACGGGCGCGGGCTGGCTGGTGGCCTGGGTGGCCGTACTGGTCGGCGGCCCGCAGCTGCGCCGGCTGCGCGGGCCGCTGCTCGACCGGGCGGCCCGCTGGGGCTGGTACCGCCGGGTCGGCGGTGACGGCCGCGTGGAGGCGTGCGCCGAATGTCTGCGCGACGCCGTGCGCGCCGCCTGCGCCGGAGCGCTGGCGCTGCTCGCGGCGGGCGCGGCGGTGTGGCTGGTGGCCGTGCTGGCCCACCTCGGCGGCGGGGGGCGGATCGCCGGGCACCTCGCGCCGGATCTCTCCGGACGGCTGGCGCTGCTGCTCCTCTGCGCGCTCTTCGCGCCGAACGCGGCGGTGGCCGGTTCGGCGGCGGCGGTCGGCGCCGGGTTCCAGGTGCCGGGCGGCGGACTGATCGCGTTCCCGCTGCTGGGCGCCGTGCCCGGCGGGAGGGTGGACGGCAGCGGCGGTCTCGGGCTGGTGCTGGGTCCCGATCTGGGGGCGGGCCTCGGATTCGTCCTCGGTCCTGCGACGCCGGCGGCGCTGGCCGCCGGGGTGGTGGTCGGGCTCTTCGCGCGCCGGGCGGGCCGGCTGCGCGCGGCCCTGGCCCGGGCGCTGCTCGCGGCGGCCGGAGTCGGCCTGCTGGCCGGGGCCGGCGCCTGGGCGGCCGGGGGCGCCCTGGGGGTGAGCGCCCTCGCCTGGGTGGGGCCTCCGCCGCTTGCCACCGGGCTGTGCGCGGCGATGTGGACGGTGCTCGCCGGGGTGCCCGCGACGGTGGTCGCGCGGGGCGGACTGCGGGCGCTCGATCCGTCCTGGCTGCTGCGCCGTGAGACATGGGCGGGGATGCGGATCGGAAGCGGGTTCACATCCGCGTCCGGGGCGGGTGCCGGTTCCGATTCCGGGGCCGGTTCCGGTTCCGGGGCCGCCTTCCGGCTGCGGCTCGGGCTCCGTGAGCGGTTGACGCGGCGTCAGGAGGCGGGCGCGGTCGAGGCCGAGGGGCCGGGCGCGGCGGTGGGCGGCCCGGGTCCGGCGGCGGACGCGAAGGAAGAGCGGACGGCCGCGCGGCCCGCCCGGCCCGCGCGCGGATTCGACCCGACGCTGGGCGGAGCACTCGGGGGCGGCCTCGCCGACGAACTGGGCGCCGCGCTGGGTGACCTCGGTGGCCTGGGCGGCCTGGACGGTCTGGACGGTCTGGACGAGCTGGACGACGAGGACGCCCCGCCGCTGCGGGACGAGCGGACCTCGCGGCTGGGCGGCTGGCGGACCGCCCTGCGGGATCAGGCCTGGCGCCTCGGCTCCCGGCCGCGCCGCTGA
- the purN gene encoding phosphoribosylglycinamide formyltransferase, producing MVLVSGSGTNLQALLDACADEGYGARVVAVGADRDGIAGLERAERAGVPTFVHRLKDFTERADWDRALLDSVTSYRPDLVVTAGFMKILGLPFIDRFHGRIVNTHPALLPAFPGAHGVRDALAYGAKVTGCTVHLVDGGVDTGPVLAQGTVEVTDADHEDGGEALHERIKGVERRLLVDVVGRLAREGHRVEGRRVLLPYRPSGEELPSGEDRPSGENPPSGEGA from the coding sequence GTGGTGCTGGTCTCCGGCTCCGGAACCAACCTCCAGGCGCTGCTGGACGCCTGCGCCGACGAGGGCTACGGCGCGCGGGTGGTGGCGGTCGGCGCGGACCGGGACGGGATCGCGGGCCTGGAGCGCGCCGAGCGCGCCGGCGTGCCCACCTTCGTCCACCGGCTCAAGGACTTCACCGAACGCGCCGACTGGGACCGGGCGCTGCTCGACTCGGTGACCTCGTACCGGCCCGACCTGGTGGTCACCGCGGGCTTCATGAAGATCCTCGGACTGCCGTTCATCGACCGGTTCCACGGGCGGATCGTCAACACCCACCCCGCCCTGCTGCCCGCCTTCCCCGGCGCCCACGGAGTCCGGGACGCCCTCGCGTACGGGGCGAAGGTCACCGGCTGCACGGTCCACCTGGTCGACGGAGGGGTGGACACCGGGCCGGTGCTCGCCCAGGGGACGGTCGAGGTGACCGACGCCGACCACGAGGACGGCGGCGAGGCGCTGCACGAGCGGATCAAGGGCGTCGAACGGCGCCTGCTGGTGGACGTCGTGGGCCGGCTGGCCCGGGAGGGCCACCGGGTCGAGGGACGCCGGGTGCTGCTGCCCTACCGGCCCTCCGGCGAGGAACTGCCGTCCGGCGAGGACCGGCCCTCCGGCGAGAACCCGCCCTCCGGCGAAGGCGCCTGA
- the purH gene encoding bifunctional phosphoribosylaminoimidazolecarboxamide formyltransferase/IMP cyclohydrolase, whose amino-acid sequence MSPDDNRRDENRRPIRRALVSVYDKTGLEELAKGLHEAGVELVSTGSTAARIAGAGVPVTKVEELTGFPECLDGRVKTLHPRVHAGILADLRLEAHRAQLEELGVAPFELVVVNLYPFQQTVDSGAGPDECVEQIDIGGPSMVRAAAKNHPSVAVVTSPERYGDVLAAVSAGGFDLAARKRLAAEAFAHTAAYDVAVAGWFARDYAPADDAAFPEFLGSTFTRQSVLRYGENPHQAAALYSDGSHSGLAAAEQLHGKEMSYNNYQDTDAARRAAYDHAEPCVAIIKHANPCGIAIAVEGETIADAHRKAHACDPVSAFGGVIAVNRPVSKEMAEQVAEIFTEVIVAPAYEDGAVEALQRKKNIRILVAPGEPCNRIEYRQVSGGLLTQQVDRVDADGDDPANWTLATGEALPAEELKSLAFAWKACRAVKSNAILLAKDGASVGVGMGQVNRVDSAKLAVERAGERAAGSFAASDAFFPFPDGLEVLIAAGVKAVVQPGGSVRDELVVEAAEKAGLTMYFTGTRHFFH is encoded by the coding sequence ATGAGCCCCGACGACAACCGACGTGACGAGAACCGACGCCCGATCCGCCGCGCGCTGGTCAGCGTCTACGACAAGACCGGTCTGGAAGAGCTGGCCAAGGGCCTCCACGAGGCCGGGGTCGAGCTCGTCTCGACCGGCTCCACCGCCGCCCGGATCGCCGGCGCCGGCGTCCCGGTCACCAAGGTCGAGGAGCTGACCGGCTTCCCCGAGTGCCTGGACGGCCGGGTCAAGACCCTCCACCCGCGGGTGCACGCCGGGATCCTCGCCGATCTGCGGCTGGAGGCCCACCGGGCGCAGCTGGAGGAGCTCGGCGTGGCGCCGTTCGAGCTGGTGGTGGTCAACCTCTACCCGTTCCAGCAGACCGTGGACTCCGGGGCCGGCCCCGACGAGTGCGTCGAGCAGATCGACATCGGCGGCCCGAGCATGGTCCGCGCCGCCGCCAAGAACCACCCCTCGGTGGCCGTGGTGACCTCGCCCGAGCGGTACGGGGACGTGCTGGCCGCGGTGTCCGCGGGCGGCTTCGACCTGGCCGCGCGGAAGCGGCTGGCCGCCGAGGCCTTCGCCCACACCGCCGCCTACGACGTGGCGGTGGCCGGCTGGTTCGCCCGCGACTACGCGCCGGCGGACGACGCGGCCTTCCCCGAGTTCCTGGGCTCGACCTTCACCCGGCAGTCGGTGCTCCGCTACGGCGAGAACCCGCACCAGGCCGCCGCGCTGTACAGCGACGGCTCCCACTCCGGTCTGGCGGCGGCCGAGCAGCTGCACGGCAAGGAGATGTCCTACAACAACTACCAGGACACCGACGCCGCCCGGCGGGCCGCCTACGACCACGCCGAGCCCTGCGTGGCGATCATCAAGCACGCCAACCCGTGCGGGATCGCGATCGCGGTCGAGGGCGAGACCATCGCCGACGCCCACCGCAAGGCGCACGCCTGCGACCCGGTCTCCGCCTTCGGCGGGGTCATCGCGGTCAACCGGCCGGTCTCCAAGGAGATGGCCGAGCAGGTCGCGGAGATCTTCACCGAGGTGATCGTCGCCCCGGCGTACGAGGACGGCGCGGTCGAGGCGCTGCAGCGCAAGAAGAACATCCGGATCCTGGTCGCCCCCGGCGAGCCGTGCAACCGGATCGAGTACCGCCAGGTGAGCGGCGGGCTGCTAACCCAGCAGGTGGACCGGGTCGACGCGGACGGCGACGACCCGGCGAACTGGACGCTGGCGACCGGCGAGGCGCTGCCCGCCGAGGAGCTGAAGTCGCTCGCCTTCGCCTGGAAGGCCTGCCGGGCCGTCAAGTCCAACGCGATCCTGCTGGCCAAGGACGGCGCCTCGGTCGGCGTCGGAATGGGCCAGGTCAACCGGGTCGACTCGGCGAAGCTCGCGGTCGAGCGGGCGGGGGAGCGGGCGGCCGGCTCGTTCGCCGCCTCGGACGCGTTCTTCCCGTTCCCGGACGGTCTCGAGGTGCTGATCGCGGCCGGCGTGAAGGCGGTCGTCCAGCCGGGCGGCTCGGTCCGCGACGAACTGGTCGTCGAGGCCGCCGAGAAGGCCGGGCTGACCATGTACTTCACCGGTACCCGGCACTTCTTCCACTGA
- a CDS encoding RDD family protein, producing MSYPPGPNNPYGQPQQPQQPPQGANPYASPGQPPAGQPAYGYPQQPPQAGAQPGYGYPQQQAGAPGYPDPNAYAGNGGYGTPGGYPAPPAPGQAAPSGEYGHWGLQVGAYLLDSLVFGIVPVIFYIIGSVMAASAQSCTTDPNTFQTTCSGSSPGGLIMMVIGGILGLAAFLLMCYREGTTGQTPGKKALGIMVVKETTAQPLGFGLAIGRKICHFVDGIACYLGYLWPIWDAKKQTFADKITGAVVVRTR from the coding sequence ATGAGCTACCCGCCCGGCCCGAACAACCCCTACGGCCAACCCCAGCAGCCCCAGCAGCCCCCGCAGGGCGCCAACCCCTATGCGTCGCCCGGCCAGCCGCCGGCCGGTCAGCCCGCGTACGGCTACCCGCAGCAGCCCCCGCAGGCCGGCGCCCAGCCCGGCTACGGCTACCCCCAGCAGCAGGCCGGCGCCCCCGGCTACCCGGACCCGAACGCCTACGCGGGCAACGGCGGCTACGGCACCCCGGGCGGCTACCCGGCGCCGCCGGCGCCCGGCCAGGCCGCGCCGTCCGGCGAGTACGGCCACTGGGGCCTGCAGGTCGGCGCCTACCTGCTGGACAGCCTGGTGTTCGGCATCGTGCCGGTCATCTTCTACATCATCGGCTCGGTGATGGCGGCCTCCGCGCAGAGCTGCACCACCGACCCGAACACCTTCCAGACCACCTGCTCCGGCAGCTCGCCGGGCGGTCTGATCATGATGGTCATCGGCGGGATCCTCGGCCTCGCCGCCTTCCTGCTGATGTGCTACCGCGAGGGCACCACCGGCCAGACCCCGGGCAAGAAGGCCCTCGGCATCATGGTGGTCAAGGAGACCACCGCCCAGCCGCTCGGCTTCGGCCTGGCGATAGGCCGGAAGATCTGCCACTTCGTGGACGGGATCGCCTGCTACCTCGGCTACCTGTGGCCGATCTGGGACGCCAAGAAGCAGACCTTCGCCGACAAGATCACCGGCGCGGTGGTGGTCCGCACCCGCTGA
- a CDS encoding DUF2752 domain-containing protein: MNIDVPARPGLLGLMGRQTRGGWREVAARAALGSAVAAAAAALHAWHDPGVLCPLRRLTGVPCPVCGSTTVFTELGGGHPLAALAANPVTAVAAVALLCAPLGLGERWRALPSRRRTAVLITAAALSWLWQLHRYDFLW; the protein is encoded by the coding sequence GTGAACATCGACGTACCCGCCAGACCGGGGCTGCTCGGCCTGATGGGCCGTCAGACCCGCGGCGGCTGGCGTGAGGTCGCGGCCCGGGCCGCGCTCGGCTCCGCCGTCGCCGCCGCCGCGGCGGCCCTCCACGCCTGGCACGACCCGGGCGTCCTGTGCCCGCTGCGCCGCCTGACCGGGGTCCCCTGCCCGGTCTGCGGCAGCACCACCGTCTTCACCGAGCTCGGCGGCGGCCACCCGCTCGCCGCCCTCGCCGCCAACCCGGTGACCGCCGTGGCCGCGGTCGCCCTGCTGTGCGCCCCGCTGGGCCTCGGCGAGCGCTGGCGCGCGCTCCCGTCCAGGCGGCGCACCGCCGTGCTGATCACCGCGGCCGCCCTCTCCTGGCTGTGGCAGCTGCACCGATACGACTTCCTCTGGTGA
- a CDS encoding bifunctional methylenetetrahydrofolate dehydrogenase/methenyltetrahydrofolate cyclohydrolase encodes MTAQILDGKATAAAIKSELSVRIEALKAKGITPGLGTVLVGDDPGSHSYVRGKHRDCAQVGLASIRRELPADATQEQVEDVVRELNENPECTGYIVQLPLPRHLDEKRVLELIDPAKDADGLHPMNLGRLVLGVDAPLPCTPNGILELLRRHGVEVKGADVVVVGRGITVGRSIGLLLTRRTENATVTTCHTGTRDLSAHLRRADIIVAAAGVTHIVKPEDVKPGAAVLDVGVSRDAEGKLVGDVDPAVAEVAGWISPNPGGVGPMTRAMLLSNVVEAAERAAAG; translated from the coding sequence ATGACCGCCCAGATTCTCGACGGCAAGGCCACCGCGGCCGCCATCAAGTCCGAACTCAGCGTCCGCATCGAAGCCCTCAAGGCCAAGGGGATCACCCCGGGTCTCGGCACCGTCCTGGTCGGCGACGACCCCGGCAGCCACTCGTACGTCCGCGGCAAGCACCGCGACTGCGCGCAGGTCGGTCTGGCCAGCATCCGGCGCGAGCTGCCCGCCGACGCCACCCAGGAGCAGGTCGAGGACGTCGTCCGGGAGCTCAACGAGAACCCGGAGTGCACCGGCTACATCGTCCAGCTGCCGCTGCCGAGGCACCTGGACGAGAAGCGGGTGCTGGAGCTGATCGACCCGGCCAAGGACGCGGACGGGCTGCACCCGATGAACCTCGGCCGGCTGGTGCTCGGCGTGGACGCGCCGCTGCCCTGCACCCCGAACGGCATCCTGGAGCTGCTGCGCCGGCACGGCGTCGAGGTCAAGGGCGCCGACGTGGTCGTGGTCGGCCGCGGCATCACGGTCGGGCGGTCGATCGGCCTGCTGCTCACCCGCCGCACCGAGAACGCCACCGTCACCACCTGCCACACCGGCACCCGCGACCTCTCCGCCCACCTGCGCCGGGCGGACATCATCGTCGCGGCGGCGGGCGTGACGCACATCGTCAAGCCTGAGGACGTGAAGCCGGGGGCGGCGGTGCTGGACGTCGGCGTCAGCCGGGACGCGGAGGGCAAGCTGGTCGGGGACGTCGACCCGGCGGTCGCCGAGGTGGCCGGCTGGATCTCGCCGAACCCGGGCGGGGTCGGCCCGATGACCCGGGCCATGCTGCTCTCCAACGTGGTCGAGGCCGCCGAGCGCGCCGCCGCCGGCTGA
- a CDS encoding DUF3017 domain-containing protein, whose protein sequence is MASPARSPRSRRRPVKTVGTYPPEGSHAALGRGHSVPVRQWPIVAVLLVVAIGLAVTALGSFRAGVLTIGVGMLLGAGLRCWLPDVGLLAVRSRYTDVALMGVVGVAIVLLALAAQPNPVIQWSILRDLSGWLGRSN, encoded by the coding sequence ATGGCATCACCCGCTCGAAGCCCGCGCAGCAGGCGCCGCCCGGTGAAGACCGTCGGCACCTATCCGCCCGAGGGCTCGCACGCCGCCCTCGGGCGCGGCCACTCGGTCCCGGTGCGGCAGTGGCCGATAGTCGCCGTGCTGCTGGTGGTGGCGATCGGCCTGGCGGTCACCGCACTGGGATCGTTCCGGGCCGGGGTGCTCACGATCGGGGTCGGCATGCTCCTGGGGGCGGGGCTGCGCTGCTGGCTCCCGGACGTCGGGCTGCTCGCGGTGCGCAGCCGGTACACCGACGTGGCCCTGATGGGCGTGGTGGGGGTGGCGATCGTGCTGCTGGCGCTGGCCGCGCAGCCGAATCCGGTCATCCAGTGGTCGATACTCCGCGACCTCTCCGGCTGGCTGGGCCGCAGCAACTGA
- a CDS encoding DUF2690 domain-containing protein, which produces MSVAAVVAAAVGAGAWLAVDGLGAASAGQAAQGAGLRAVVASSPAPGQGGGGAGTASVDRQLRGAPGPIAPVCSGPACQGLNPRTTGCDRGAHTIGSVTVDGLSLELRFSPRCRAAWAQAEGGPGARLREVAVASEDGRLLAEPLGPHAAPGRAAPSAGLSPMLSAADPAAVEACALVDDVEACAGAADHGGAPGRFGYLPPG; this is translated from the coding sequence GTGTCGGTCGCGGCCGTCGTCGCGGCGGCGGTCGGCGCCGGCGCCTGGCTCGCGGTGGACGGCCTCGGAGCGGCGTCGGCCGGGCAGGCGGCACAGGGGGCCGGGCTGCGGGCCGTCGTCGCCTCCTCGCCGGCCCCGGGCCAGGGCGGCGGCGGAGCCGGGACGGCCTCGGTCGACCGGCAGCTGCGCGGGGCGCCCGGGCCGATCGCCCCGGTCTGCTCCGGACCGGCCTGCCAGGGGCTCAACCCGCGGACCACCGGCTGCGACCGCGGAGCGCACACCATCGGCTCGGTCACGGTGGACGGGCTCAGCCTGGAACTGCGCTTCAGCCCCCGCTGCCGGGCCGCCTGGGCCCAGGCGGAGGGAGGGCCGGGGGCCCGGCTGCGGGAGGTCGCCGTCGCCTCCGAGGACGGCAGGCTGCTCGCCGAGCCGCTCGGCCCGCATGCCGCGCCCGGCCGGGCCGCGCCCTCCGCCGGGCTCAGTCCGATGCTGAGCGCCGCGGATCCGGCGGCGGTGGAGGCGTGTGCGCTGGTGGACGACGTGGAGGCGTGCGCGGGGGCGGCCGACCACGGCGGCGCGCCCGGCCGCTTCGGCTATCTCCCACCCGGCTGA